DNA from Streptomyces sp. NBC_01260:
TGAACGGATCACGGCCTCCCGGTAGGGCCCCTGGTACTTGCAGCGGGCGGACCACTCGGCCCAGTCGGACAGGGTGTTGTCCAGCGCCTCGAACGGATCGACGAGGTCGGGCCGGGGCGAGTGCGAGGGGTGCCAGGTCAGGACGAACGCCACCTGTTCCCCCGCGGAGACGCTGAACGAGGAGCAGGTGGAGAACTGCTGGCCCCAGGTCTTGACCGGCGGCTCGCTGCGCAGCCAGGCGGAGTCCGGCCCCGCGACCGCCACCCGGTGGCCCTGCGAGCGGCGCACCCAGGGCACGACCGAGCCGAAGTCGAAGCGCAGCCGGAGCACGGAGCTCATGTCGACGGTGCCGCTGACACCCTCGATGATCCGCATCACATCGGGTTCCTGGTCGCGCTGCGGCATGAAGTCGATGACCTTGACCGTGCCGGTGCGGGTCTCCCAGAACGTCTCCAGGACGAGGGAGTCACCCGCGTAGGCGCGCCGGGTGCAGGTGTCCGCGCCCGTCGGCGCGATGCGCCAGTGGCCGTTGTCCTCCTCACCGAGCAGGGCGGCGAAGCAGGCGCCCGAGTCGAAGCGGGGCAGGCAGAGCCAGTCGACAGAACCGTTCTTTCCGACCAGGGCGGCTGTCTGGAGATCGCCGATGAGGGCGTAGTCCTCGATGAGTGGGGTCACGTTCTGGCGTGTTCCCGAACATGGCCCCCGCTAAGCAGCCGTTGTCCGACGTGAGGCGGGAGTCACCCCGGCGGGGGACGTTGCCGACACGCCGTCAGGCCTTCGCGGGCTCGGGCTTCCCGGGCTCCGCCGCGGCGCCCCCCGCTTCGGCGGCCGCGGCCGCTGCCGTCACCAGGTCGCGCTTCTCCCGGCGGGCCAGCACCACATAGCCGACCGGAACACCGGCGGCGAACAGCCACCACTGCACGGCGTACGCCATGTGCGGGCCGATGGAGCTGTCGTCGGGGGCCTCGATCAGCTCGGGGGTGTCGCCGGACGGCACGGGCCCGGTCTGTTCCAGGTAGCCGCCGAGCACCGGCCGGGAGAGCAGCTTGGCCTGCTCGGCGCTGTTGATCAGCATCACCTGGCGGTCCGGCAGGTCCGAGAGGTCCTTGATACCGCTGCTGCCCGTCGTCTCGTCGGCCTTGAGCCGCCCGGTGACGGTCACTTCGCCCTTCGGTACGGCCGGCACGTCGGGGAAGGCGCGCTGGTCGTCGGCGGTGGGGATCCAGCCACGGTTGATCATGACCGTGCCGCCGCCCTTGAGGTCGAACGGGACCAGCACATGGAAGCCGATGCTGCCGTCGGTGGCAGTCCTGCGCCGCACCACGACCTCGTGCTTCTCGTCGTACGTCCCGGTGGCCTTCACCGCGCGCCAGTAGTCCGAGCGCGGAACGGTGTGGCCGGGCGAGGTGAGCGCGGCGACCGGAACCGGCTTCGCCTTGAGGTTGTGAGAGATCAGGGCGTTCTGCGCGACCTTGTGCTCATGCCGGTGCAGCTGCCAGAAGCCCAGCTCGATCATCGTGGGAATCATGACGAGGGCGAGGAGGGCGAGGATCAGCCACTGCCGTGTCAACAGGAAGCGGTACACCCCATGACGGTACAACTGCGTCATGGGGTGCATCGCGCAGGGGGTGGGGGAAGGGGGCCGGCGCCCGGTGCTCAGACTTTGTCGATGATGCCCACCTTCCCCTCCGCGCGGGCGCAGTGACCGCCGCAGAACCAGTGCCCGTCGACCTCGACGCCCTGGCCGATGACCTGGACCCGGCAGTGCTCACAGATCGGCGCCATCCGGTGAATGGCGCAGGAGAAGCAGTCGAAGACGTGCACCGCGCCCTGCGCGTGCACTTCGAAGGACATCCCGTAGTCGTTTCCGCATACCTCGCAACGTGCCATGCGCCACAGGGTGGGACGCGAGGGCGGCGGCGGGCGAGCGGTGGGCGGGCGAGTCGCCCCCGGTTCACTCCGATGACCGCGCTACCCCTTCGACGCCGCGGCCACGTCCCGCAGGAGATGGGTGAACGCGCTCTCCTCCAGGATCGGGGTGCCGAACGACTTGGCCTTCACCGTCTTGGACGTCGCCGCGTCCGGGTCGTTGGTGACGAGCAGACTGGTCAGCCGGGAGACGCTGGTCGCCACATGCAGCCCGGCCTCCACCGCCCGGTCCTCCAGCAGCTCGCGGTCGATCGAGGTGTCCCCGGAGAACGCCACCCGCATGCCCTGCATGAGAGGTTTGTCCTTCTCGTACCGCCCCGGATTCGGATACGGGCAGGCCGGACGCTTGCGCGAGGGGCGCCAGCTGGTCTGGCCGCCGTACGAGGCCTGGTGGCCGACCCGCGGGGTGACGGGGGAGTCCGACCACTCGGTCAGCGGCCGGCATTCCAGCAGTGGCAGCCGCAGCCCGCCGTCCGCCGCCGCGTGCAGACTCGGGCGGAACGCCTCGGCCAGCACCCGGGCATCGTCCAGCGCGTGGTGCGCGCGCTGCTGCACGACCCCGAAGTGCGCGGCCAGCGACTCCAGCTTGTGGTTGGGCAGCGGCAGCCGCAGCTCCTTGGAGAGCGCGATGGTGCACAGCCGCTGCTGGACCGGGGCGATCACCGAGGCCCGCGCGTACTCCCGGGCGAGCATCGACCAGTCGAAGGCGGCGTTGTGCGCGACCAGCACGCGGTCGGCGAGCCGCTCGGAGAGCTGGGCGGCGACCTCCGGGAAGAGCGGGGCGCCTTCGAGGACATCACTGGTCAGCCCGTGAATCCACACGGGGCCGGGGTCCCGCTCCGGGTTGACCAGGGTGTACC
Protein-coding regions in this window:
- a CDS encoding SURF1 family cytochrome oxidase biogenesis protein; protein product: MYRFLLTRQWLILALLALVMIPTMIELGFWQLHRHEHKVAQNALISHNLKAKPVPVAALTSPGHTVPRSDYWRAVKATGTYDEKHEVVVRRRTATDGSIGFHVLVPFDLKGGGTVMINRGWIPTADDQRAFPDVPAVPKGEVTVTGRLKADETTGSSGIKDLSDLPDRQVMLINSAEQAKLLSRPVLGGYLEQTGPVPSGDTPELIEAPDDSSIGPHMAYAVQWWLFAAGVPVGYVVLARREKRDLVTAAAAAAEAGGAAAEPGKPEPAKA
- a CDS encoding DEDDh family exonuclease encodes the protein MTMLDDRQTAAPWPTAYPQGYAVVDVETTGLARDDRIISAAVYRLDAQGNVEDHWYTLVNPERDPGPVWIHGLTSDVLEGAPLFPEVAAQLSERLADRVLVAHNAAFDWSMLAREYARASVIAPVQQRLCTIALSKELRLPLPNHKLESLAAHFGVVQQRAHHALDDARVLAEAFRPSLHAAADGGLRLPLLECRPLTEWSDSPVTPRVGHQASYGGQTSWRPSRKRPACPYPNPGRYEKDKPLMQGMRVAFSGDTSIDRELLEDRAVEAGLHVATSVSRLTSLLVTNDPDAATSKTVKAKSFGTPILEESAFTHLLRDVAAASKG